The genomic window TCCAACTGGCCGGCCGCAGGGCTGGAAGCAAATCCGGCACCGCTGAAGGCTTCGAAATTTTCCGTGAACGGGGTGGCCGCCAACAAACGACGGCCTTCCAGATTCTCCAACAACGTCCGCCGGTTCTGGCGTTTCCTGCGTGCGTTTCGACGCTTCGCTTTCCGCTTTGCTGCCAACTTGCCAATTAACGACTCGACTCGATTCATCGCACGTGTCATGAGGTGGACCTGATCTTCTTTTGTAGCAAGAAACGCGGAGGGAGAGTGGATGTGGAACCCTGCCCGGTTCCACGGTTCCGGCCGATTGTACGGATTGTGAAGCGTTGTCCAGCGCGGAACGCCGACTGTCCGAGATCTTAACTTTGGCTTGGCCGTTTGCTCCCATTTGTCTCTCTCAAACTCGTTGCGCAGGAATGCACCGGAGTTGGTGGGGAGGCCGATAATTGCTGCCCAGACGCGCGGCGGGAGCCCCTTGGAGGACGCTGCTTAACGCAAATCACATGTATGTGAAGAATCGAAAAACGCGGACGCATATACGGCGCTGATCAGAAGAAATGGCCGCGGCGAAATGCAGCTACAGAAACTTGCCGGTGTGGCTGGCGGGCAGATCGCGGATGGTTTGGGGAGGGCCTTGGCCGATGAGTTCGCCGCCTGCTGCGCCGCCTTCTGGACCGAGGTCGATCAACCAGTCGCAGGCTCGGGCTACGTCCAGGTTGTGTTCGATCACGATCACCGTGTTGCCGGCCGCCGCTAGGCGGTGCAGCACTTGCAACAGGCGGTGCACGTCTTCGAAATGCAAACCTGTGGTCGGCTCGTCCAATAAATACAGCGTCGAACCGGTGCTGGTTTTGGCCAGTTCGCTGCCCAGCTTAATGCGTTGGGCTTCGCCACCGCTGAGCGTCGTGCTGGGTTGCCCCAGGTGCAGGTAGCCCAGGCCGACGTCACGCAGCGATTGCAGCACGCGATCGACTTTGGGAATGTTGGTAAACAACGCGCTGGCTTCGTCGATCGTCATGTCCAAAATGTCGGCGATCGTCTGGCCTTTGAAACGCACCTGTAAAGTGGCTTGGTTGTAACGTTTGCCGCCGCAAATGCTGCACGTCACATACAGGTCGCTTAAAAAATTCATCTCGATCTTTTCTTGCCCGTGCCCCTTGCATTGCGGGCACTGGCCGGCCGCAGCGTTAAAGCTGAACCGGCTGCTGGTAAAGCCCCGTTGTTTGGCTTCCCGCGTGGCCGCGTAGACTTTGCGGATTTCATCCAGGGCTCCGGTGTAAGTCGCCGGACAACTACGCGGCGAGCGTCCGATGGGGGCTTGGTCGATGCGAATCAGTTTGTCGATCCACTGTGTGCCCTCAAGCGACTGATAGGGACCACAGTGTGGGGCCTGCAGTCCCAGCTGAGCGGCCACGGCCGGGTACAACGTGTCGTTGATTAAGGAGCTTTTGCCGCTGCCGCTGACCCCGGTGACGCCGATCAAGCCGCCGATGGGGAACCGTGCGGTGACGGATTTCAGGTTGTGAGTGCTGGCCCCCTTGATGACCAGCGCGTGTTTGGGGTCGACCTCATGGGGCGGCAGATCGGGCACACCCGACAGGCGGCCGCTGAGGTATCCGCCGGTGACCGATTCCGGATCCGCGGCGACTTGCTCGGGCGTCCCCTGACTGATGATCCGGCCGCCGTGTTGTCCCGCGCCCGGTCCCATGTCGATCAACCAGTCGGCGCTCCGCATCATGGCTTCGTCGTGTTCGACGACCAGCACCGTATTGCCCTGTTGCTGCAGGTCTCGCAGGGCTCCGATCAAGCGGTCGTTGTCGCGTTGGTGCAGGCCGATCGAGGGTTCGTCCAGGACGTAACACACGCCCACCAAACCGGAGCCGATGCTGGTGGCCAGCCGTACGCGTTGCAGTTCGCCACCGCTGAGCGTATCGGCAGAACGGTCCAGGCTGAGGTAGCCGACGCCGACCAGATTAAGGAACCGCAGCCGTTTGCGGACCTCTTCGCGAATCGGTTTGGCGATCACCGCGTCGGCGGCCGATAATTCCAGCGACTCAAACCAAGCGGTTGAATCGGAGATCGGCATGGCGGTTAGCTGGGCGATATTGGTGTCGCCCACCGTGACGCTGAGCGCTTCGGCTCGTAGTCGTCCGCCGTGGCACTGCGGGCAGATGACCGAGGCTTGCAGCAGCTCTAGCTGTTCGGCCCGTTTGTCGCTGCGGGTGGATTGCCACTCTTGATCCAGCAGCGACATCAGTCCGGCGAACGACTCGGCTTCGTCGCCGTGCAGCAGCTGCATCCGCGCGGCGGCTTTCATTTTCTTCAGCGGCGTCGACCATTCAAAGCCCAGCGACTGCAGGTAGGGCTCCACGACGGCTCGCATCTTGCGGACCACCGCCTTGGTCGCGTCTTGGTACGCCAACAGGGCGCCGTCGTCGGGGGAACGTTTGAAATCGATGATGCGGGCGGGATCAAATCCGTCCAGGACGCCCATGCCGTCACATTTAGGACAGGCGCCATAGGGGCTGTTAAAGCTGAACGTGCGGGGTTCCAGTTCGGCGTAGCTGATGCCGCAATCGGGGCAGGCGTAGGCACTGCTGATCAGTTGTTCTTGCCACTGTGACTCGCCCGGGGCTTGGGTGACCGAGACCAGCAAGCCCTCGCCTATCCGCAGGGCCAGTCGCACCGAATCGTCGAAGCGATCTTGCAGATCCTCGCGGACCACAATCCGATCGACGACCGCTTCGATGGTGTGGTTGCGACGCGCGGCCAGCGGCGGCACATCGTCCAGCGGGTACAGTTCTCCATCGACGCGGACGCGGACGAAACCGGCTTTGCGGATTTCCTGAAATACCTCGTCATGTTTGCCCCGGCGGCCGCGGATCATCGGGGCCAGCAGCATCAACTTGGTCGATTCGGGCAGTTGGGAAAGCGATTCGACGATCGTGTCGGCGGACTGCTGTAGGATCGCGGTGCCACAGTTGTAGCAGTGGGGGACGCCGATACGGGCATACATCAGCCGCAGGTAGTCATAGATCTCGGTGACCGTGGCGACCGTGCTGCGGGGGTTGTTGGTGCCGCGTTTCTGGTCGATACACAGCGTCGGTTCGAGGCCATCGACCCAGTCCACGTCGGGCCGCTGCAGTTGGTCGAGGAATTGGCGAGCGTAGGCGGACAGGCTTTCGATGTATTGCCGTTGGCCTTCGGCGTACAGGGTGTCAAAGGCCAGCGAGCTTTTGCCGCTGCCGCTGACGCCGGTGATCACGGTCAGCCGGTCGCGGGGCAGGTCCAGGTCGACACCCCGCAGGTTGTGCACCCGGGCGCCGCGGATGCGAATTACGCCTTCAGCCCCGCTGGGATGGGGAATCTCGCTGTCTCGTTGAATTGTTCTGTCCGCCACGGAAACTACAACCTAGAATGATTTATTCACCCAGCGTAGCCGTGTTGGCCGGAAGGTGGAATGTGTCGTGTTCCACGTCTTGACCGACGTGGCTACATTAGATTCCACGCTCTGGCGAGCGTAGCTACGCCAGACTTGCACCCTCGCATTTGCCCAGACCTCCCTTGTCGCCAGCCACTGAAATCGCCACGCGCAAACCACCGCAGCGGACTCCTTCTGCCGGTTCCGACCATTCGGTACTTGATTCGGTCGCCGGTCGCGAACACCTGATGCTCGCGACCTATGCGACGCACAGCGAGGATACGGCGGGCCGCGACTATCCCGAGCCGCCGCATACCTACCGCGGCCCTTTTCAGCGTGACCGCGATCGGATTTTGCACTGTTCGGCCTTCCGCCGGCTGTCGGGAAAGATGCAGGTCTTTACCGGCGACATGGGCGAATACCACCGTACACGTTTGACGCACACCTTCGAAGTCGCCTCGATCGCGCGGACGATTACGCGGGTGTTGCGGCTTAATGAAGATTTAACGGAAGCTCTGGCGCTGATGCACGACATCGGCCATCCGCCGTTTGGGCATTGCGGCGAAGATGTGCTGAACGAGTGCCTGCAAGCGGTCGGGGGGTTCTCGCACAACGCCTTTGCCCTGACCATCGCTCAGCAGCTGGAACAACGCTACACCGGCTATCCCGGCCTGAATCTGTCGGCCGAAGTTTTGGAGGGGCAAGCCGAACGAGCGGACAAACAGCACGGTGCCGTGGGCCCGACCGCGCGGCTGGAAGTCCAGGTGGTCGATATCGCCGACTCGCTGGCCTACGACGCCCACGACATCGACGATGCCCTGCAAATGGGCCTGCTGACGATCGATGAACTTTCGCAGCTGCGACTGGTCCGCAGGGCCCTCGAGCAGACGGAGCTGAAATACGGAACCCTTTCGGCGGTCAAACTGCGGCCCGCGCTGGTCCATGAATTGATCGACCTGCAGGTCAGCGATTTTCTAGAACAAGCCGTGGAACGATTGCGGCGGTGGAACGGTTGTCGCAGCGAGGAGCTGAGCGAAGCCGGCGTCCGACTGTCGCATTCGATTCCCCTGTGTGACGAGCAAGGTGAGCTGGAAGCGTATTTGTTCGAGCACGTTTATCGGCATCCTCAACTGATGACTGTGCGTCGCCGGGCCGCCGATCGTTTGCATCAACTGTTCGACGCCCTGACCCAGCAGCCAGACCGATTGCCGCTGCGATTTCGCCAACGTACCGAACAGGTCGGCGCGATTCGTGCAGTGGGCGAGTATCTGGCTGGTATGACCGATCGTTTCTGTGACATGCAGTATGCGTTTCTACAACAGGGCAGCGGTCCGCTTGCCGATTGGTAGACCATGTCGCGCGAGCAACAGATTGCCTGGAACCGAGAAACGCTGGATGGTTGGGAATTATTTCGCGAACATCGCTTTCGCATCACGGAATTGCTAACCCAACTGGCGCCCCAGCCTGCGGGCCGACTGGCCGTGTTGGGGGCCGGCAACTGCAATGACCTCGATCTATCCGCGTTGTGCCAAGCATACGCCGAAATCGAATTGCTGGACTGGGATCACCACGCCGTCGTGGAAGGGGTTCGACGACAAGGTTTGCAGTCCTGCGAACAACTGCG from Roseimaritima ulvae includes these protein-coding regions:
- the uvrA gene encoding excinuclease ABC subunit UvrA; protein product: MADRTIQRDSEIPHPSGAEGVIRIRGARVHNLRGVDLDLPRDRLTVITGVSGSGKSSLAFDTLYAEGQRQYIESLSAYARQFLDQLQRPDVDWVDGLEPTLCIDQKRGTNNPRSTVATVTEIYDYLRLMYARIGVPHCYNCGTAILQQSADTIVESLSQLPESTKLMLLAPMIRGRRGKHDEVFQEIRKAGFVRVRVDGELYPLDDVPPLAARRNHTIEAVVDRIVVREDLQDRFDDSVRLALRIGEGLLVSVTQAPGESQWQEQLISSAYACPDCGISYAELEPRTFSFNSPYGACPKCDGMGVLDGFDPARIIDFKRSPDDGALLAYQDATKAVVRKMRAVVEPYLQSLGFEWSTPLKKMKAAARMQLLHGDEAESFAGLMSLLDQEWQSTRSDKRAEQLELLQASVICPQCHGGRLRAEALSVTVGDTNIAQLTAMPISDSTAWFESLELSAADAVIAKPIREEVRKRLRFLNLVGVGYLSLDRSADTLSGGELQRVRLATSIGSGLVGVCYVLDEPSIGLHQRDNDRLIGALRDLQQQGNTVLVVEHDEAMMRSADWLIDMGPGAGQHGGRIISQGTPEQVAADPESVTGGYLSGRLSGVPDLPPHEVDPKHALVIKGASTHNLKSVTARFPIGGLIGVTGVSGSGKSSLINDTLYPAVAAQLGLQAPHCGPYQSLEGTQWIDKLIRIDQAPIGRSPRSCPATYTGALDEIRKVYAATREAKQRGFTSSRFSFNAAAGQCPQCKGHGQEKIEMNFLSDLYVTCSICGGKRYNQATLQVRFKGQTIADILDMTIDEASALFTNIPKVDRVLQSLRDVGLGYLHLGQPSTTLSGGEAQRIKLGSELAKTSTGSTLYLLDEPTTGLHFEDVHRLLQVLHRLAAAGNTVIVIEHNLDVARACDWLIDLGPEGGAAGGELIGQGPPQTIRDLPASHTGKFL
- the dgt gene encoding dGTP triphosphohydrolase; this translates as MSPATEIATRKPPQRTPSAGSDHSVLDSVAGREHLMLATYATHSEDTAGRDYPEPPHTYRGPFQRDRDRILHCSAFRRLSGKMQVFTGDMGEYHRTRLTHTFEVASIARTITRVLRLNEDLTEALALMHDIGHPPFGHCGEDVLNECLQAVGGFSHNAFALTIAQQLEQRYTGYPGLNLSAEVLEGQAERADKQHGAVGPTARLEVQVVDIADSLAYDAHDIDDALQMGLLTIDELSQLRLVRRALEQTELKYGTLSAVKLRPALVHELIDLQVSDFLEQAVERLRRWNGCRSEELSEAGVRLSHSIPLCDEQGELEAYLFEHVYRHPQLMTVRRRAADRLHQLFDALTQQPDRLPLRFRQRTEQVGAIRAVGEYLAGMTDRFCDMQYAFLQQGSGPLADW